In one Pyxidicoccus xibeiensis genomic region, the following are encoded:
- a CDS encoding UvrD-helicase domain-containing protein, producing MSGEPSLLALERNLALMAGAGAGKTYSLVTMTLHLLAGAREAAPAVRPSRLCMLTFTDKAAAEMRSRVRQRLDGLAQGETRQDQEVDLRASLARLDKPFPLPDAWRQLREELGAATVGTFHSLCGQMLRRAPPAVGIDPNFEVLDELEATGLVQDVCERVVLDALEDGDAQVRELCQELGFSGSGFSDGLVAALVAVYRKLREEGLRAATAAVGNAAEARAELEDSITDCLRLCGEARGLDPKGEWSRLLGGLERALNGMTPENFGTGERFPWLRACFKADGRNFARLSKGAASPVRELYWRVFGKSDGSIPRLDDAWAAWRTAPFEVTFRELLGRVEERHDTELSRRNVFDFTSLLVKSRDLLRDHPEFRRQVQERIGALLVDEFQDTNRLQLELVLLLAERREDGPRELAPDADVAATLPLEPAFLCAVGDRKQSIYEFRGADVSVFSVLAKKIEDEGGARGFLQHNRRSVPGLLSFFNRTFAGVLVAADAQAPRPFEVVYVPKEDDLSAVRASLTEAPVVERLKLEEADTAADLRWLDADAVARRLRCLLAPGAPPAVEREDGEGLRPARGGDVAMLFRTFTHLEVYRQALIRHGVPHRVLRGRGFYGAQEVLDLASLLALLADPEDALGFAAVLRSPLVGLSDASLFLLAGDAPLSLTSPRLVDAAVLDLLPARERVRLERFLGALPGLRRERDRLGVRELLLSALDVTGYREALAGSPYAEQASANVEKLLALASRRDERGTGGCVAFARELRMLAENDPTEAQADLLDAGDPRAVQLLTIHRAKGLEWPVVVVPALGGRRRTTSGRAHFERTHGISLRPWVPDSLDGYTSKRFDAVRAELKAREDAEYRRLLYVALTRARDMLVLSGGEEPRAGKDTWWHLVDAQLEAESDLRALVNDLDVDSLPPPADPEPPGPEAMERAGARVEAALLRVRGGRLEDGAAPGNAVASVGSVQDFLACPRRFHYVHRLGLRGASWPWEAPPRGTAPLVEPDGWLPAQSPEGLTLRLLREVDLRLAAAPDTGRSERRAHLDSLLRDAGVLPDDEGMEEVLGTVERFLDTALAKRMAASPAQAVHRGLAFVLTLDDGAALEGEVDLLWESPEGEAVVVAFKSGGRHPLGPAAYTHELAALELAARRMVREGVPVRVGVVFLGEPRPEPEWLSGARGLEEAAGRLADAVRALARGEVRGEWPGRERATCQALHCGFSEHCHPAPRAC from the coding sequence ATGAGCGGTGAGCCGTCCCTCCTCGCGCTGGAGCGCAACCTCGCCCTGATGGCGGGCGCCGGCGCGGGCAAGACGTACAGCCTGGTCACCATGACGCTGCACCTGCTGGCGGGCGCGCGCGAGGCCGCTCCGGCCGTGCGCCCCTCGCGGCTGTGCATGCTCACCTTCACGGACAAGGCCGCCGCGGAGATGCGCTCGCGCGTGCGCCAGCGGCTGGACGGGCTGGCGCAGGGCGAGACGCGGCAGGACCAGGAGGTGGACCTGCGCGCGTCGCTGGCGCGACTGGACAAGCCCTTCCCGCTGCCGGATGCATGGCGGCAGCTTCGCGAGGAGCTGGGCGCCGCCACCGTGGGCACGTTCCACTCGCTCTGCGGGCAGATGCTGCGCCGTGCGCCTCCGGCGGTGGGCATCGACCCGAACTTCGAGGTGCTGGACGAGCTGGAGGCCACGGGCCTGGTGCAGGACGTCTGCGAGCGCGTGGTGCTGGACGCGCTGGAGGACGGCGACGCGCAGGTGCGCGAGCTGTGCCAGGAGCTGGGCTTCTCCGGCTCGGGCTTCTCCGACGGGCTGGTGGCCGCGCTGGTGGCCGTCTACCGCAAGCTGCGCGAGGAGGGGCTGCGCGCCGCCACCGCCGCCGTGGGCAACGCGGCGGAGGCCCGCGCGGAGCTGGAGGACTCCATCACCGACTGCCTGCGGCTGTGCGGCGAGGCGCGGGGTCTGGACCCGAAGGGCGAGTGGAGCCGGCTGCTGGGCGGGCTGGAGCGCGCGCTCAACGGGATGACGCCGGAGAACTTCGGCACGGGCGAGCGCTTCCCGTGGCTGCGGGCCTGCTTCAAGGCGGACGGGCGCAACTTCGCGCGGCTCAGCAAGGGCGCCGCGTCTCCCGTGCGCGAGCTGTACTGGCGCGTCTTCGGCAAGAGCGACGGCTCCATCCCCCGGCTGGACGACGCGTGGGCCGCGTGGCGCACCGCCCCCTTCGAGGTCACCTTCCGCGAGCTGCTGGGCCGGGTGGAAGAGCGCCACGACACGGAGCTGTCGCGGCGCAACGTGTTCGACTTCACGTCGCTGCTGGTGAAGTCGCGGGACCTGCTGCGAGACCACCCGGAGTTCCGCCGCCAGGTGCAGGAGCGCATCGGTGCGCTGCTGGTGGACGAGTTCCAGGACACCAACCGCCTCCAGCTGGAACTCGTGCTGCTCTTGGCCGAGCGGCGCGAGGACGGGCCGCGCGAGCTGGCGCCGGACGCGGACGTGGCCGCGACGCTGCCGCTGGAGCCCGCCTTCCTCTGCGCGGTGGGTGACCGCAAGCAGTCCATCTACGAGTTCCGCGGCGCGGACGTCTCCGTCTTCTCCGTGCTGGCGAAGAAGATCGAGGACGAGGGCGGCGCGCGGGGCTTCCTCCAGCACAACCGCCGCTCGGTGCCGGGGCTGCTGTCCTTCTTCAACCGCACCTTCGCCGGGGTGCTCGTCGCCGCCGACGCCCAGGCGCCGCGCCCGTTCGAGGTCGTCTACGTCCCCAAGGAGGACGACCTGTCCGCGGTGCGGGCCTCGCTCACCGAGGCCCCGGTGGTGGAGCGGCTGAAGCTGGAGGAAGCGGACACGGCGGCGGACCTGCGCTGGCTGGACGCGGACGCGGTGGCGCGGCGGCTGCGGTGTCTGCTGGCGCCCGGGGCTCCGCCCGCCGTGGAGCGCGAGGACGGCGAGGGGCTGCGCCCGGCGCGCGGCGGCGACGTGGCCATGCTGTTCCGGACGTTCACGCACCTGGAGGTGTACCGGCAGGCGCTCATCCGCCACGGCGTGCCGCACCGGGTGCTGCGCGGGCGCGGCTTCTACGGCGCGCAGGAGGTGCTGGACCTGGCCTCGCTGCTGGCGCTGCTGGCGGACCCGGAGGACGCGCTCGGCTTCGCCGCGGTGCTGCGCTCGCCGCTGGTGGGCCTGTCGGACGCGTCGCTGTTCCTCCTGGCGGGAGATGCGCCGCTGTCGCTGACGTCGCCGCGACTGGTGGACGCCGCGGTGCTGGACCTGCTCCCCGCGCGGGAGCGGGTGCGGCTGGAGCGCTTCCTCGGCGCGCTGCCGGGGCTGCGGCGCGAGCGGGACCGGCTGGGCGTGCGGGAGCTGCTGCTGTCGGCGCTGGACGTGACGGGCTACCGCGAGGCGCTGGCGGGCTCGCCCTACGCGGAGCAGGCGAGCGCCAACGTGGAGAAGCTGCTGGCGCTGGCGTCGCGGCGGGACGAGCGGGGCACCGGCGGGTGCGTGGCCTTCGCGCGCGAGCTGCGCATGCTGGCGGAGAACGACCCCACCGAGGCGCAGGCGGACCTGCTGGACGCGGGCGACCCGCGCGCGGTGCAGCTGCTCACCATCCACCGCGCCAAGGGCCTGGAGTGGCCCGTGGTGGTGGTGCCGGCCCTGGGCGGACGGCGGCGCACCACCTCCGGCCGCGCGCACTTCGAGCGCACGCATGGCATCTCCCTGCGCCCCTGGGTGCCGGACTCGCTGGATGGCTACACCTCCAAGCGCTTCGATGCGGTGCGCGCGGAGCTGAAGGCGCGCGAGGACGCCGAGTACCGCCGCCTCCTCTACGTGGCCCTCACGCGCGCCCGCGACATGCTGGTGCTGTCCGGCGGCGAGGAGCCGCGCGCGGGCAAGGACACGTGGTGGCACCTCGTGGACGCACAGCTCGAGGCCGAGTCGGACCTGCGCGCGCTCGTGAACGACCTGGACGTGGACTCGCTCCCTCCGCCCGCGGACCCGGAGCCGCCGGGCCCGGAGGCGATGGAGCGCGCGGGGGCCCGTGTGGAGGCCGCGCTATTGCGAGTGCGCGGAGGACGGCTGGAGGACGGCGCGGCTCCGGGCAACGCGGTGGCATCTGTAGGCTCGGTGCAGGACTTCCTCGCGTGTCCCCGGCGCTTCCACTACGTGCACCGCCTGGGGCTGCGCGGGGCCTCGTGGCCGTGGGAGGCGCCGCCCCGGGGGACTGCGCCGCTGGTGGAGCCCGACGGGTGGCTGCCCGCGCAGAGCCCGGAGGGGCTCACCCTGCGCCTGCTTCGCGAGGTGGACCTGCGGCTCGCCGCGGCCCCGGACACCGGGCGCTCCGAGCGGCGCGCGCACCTGGACTCGCTGCTGCGGGACGCGGGCGTGCTCCCGGACGACGAGGGCATGGAGGAGGTGCTGGGCACGGTGGAGCGCTTCCTGGACACGGCGCTCGCGAAGCGGATGGCCGCGTCCCCGGCGCAGGCCGTCCACCGCGGGCTGGCCTTCGTCCTGACACTGGACGATGGGGCTGCCCTGGAGGGCGAGGTGGACCTCCTCTGGGAATCACCCGAGGGCGAGGCGGTGGTGGTGGCCTTCAAGTCGGGCGGCCGACATCCCCTGGGCCCGGCGGCGTACACCCACGAGCTGGCGGCGCTGGAGCTGGCGGCGCGGCGGATGGTGCGCGAAGGGGTGCCGGTGCGGGTGGGGGTGGTCTTCCTGGGTGAGCCCCGGCCCGAGCCAGAGTGGCTGTCCGGGGCCCGAGGGCTGGAGGAGGCGGCTGGGAGGCTCGCGGACGCCGTCAGGGCCCTGGCACGGGGGGAGGTACGGGGCGAATGGCCCGGGCGGGAGAGGGCGACCTGCCAGGCCCTGCATTGTGGCTTCTCGGAACACTGTCACCCGGCCCCCCGCGCGTGCTAA
- a CDS encoding FHA domain-containing protein has product MRFEFEHLGTTTPFELSEGQHLLGGDAADDIRLEGLPPRLLSLRIEARRLMVEAARTFSVNGVLTPPGVPRLVLPGEVLGLPEEMCLRVLQESVGERGLGTVAVLKGLLTGAEALAPSRAATLTCLTGLDVGRTHALAEPCTELGRGSEATLRLRDRAVSRTHARILQDEAGFTLEDLHSPNGVFLNGQRVRGSTPLADGDVIELGRSLLRFQAAVEEPPPPPEPAPPPEPVTPLEAPPGDGPPPESTALPEAPAPVSEAPDAKPPLPRARGEWWLIGVGAAAALAGLVVTYALATSG; this is encoded by the coding sequence ATGCGCTTCGAATTCGAGCACCTGGGCACGACGACTCCCTTCGAGCTCTCCGAAGGACAGCACCTGCTGGGAGGAGACGCCGCGGACGACATCCGCCTGGAGGGACTGCCACCCCGGCTGCTGTCCCTGCGCATCGAAGCGCGCCGGCTCATGGTGGAGGCGGCCCGGACGTTCTCGGTGAATGGCGTTCTCACCCCTCCGGGGGTGCCCCGGCTGGTGCTGCCCGGAGAGGTGCTCGGCCTGCCGGAGGAGATGTGCCTGCGAGTGCTCCAGGAGTCCGTGGGTGAGCGCGGCCTGGGCACCGTGGCCGTGCTCAAGGGCCTGCTGACAGGCGCGGAGGCGCTGGCCCCATCCCGAGCAGCCACCCTCACCTGCCTCACCGGCCTGGACGTGGGTCGCACGCATGCCCTCGCGGAGCCGTGCACGGAGCTCGGACGGGGCAGCGAGGCGACCCTCCGGCTGAGAGACCGCGCCGTGTCCCGCACCCATGCACGCATCCTCCAGGACGAGGCCGGGTTCACCCTGGAGGACCTGCACAGCCCCAACGGCGTCTTCCTCAACGGCCAGCGCGTTCGAGGAAGCACGCCGCTCGCCGATGGGGACGTCATCGAGTTGGGCCGCTCGCTGCTGCGCTTCCAGGCCGCCGTGGAGGAACCGCCGCCCCCTCCCGAGCCAGCGCCGCCTCCGGAGCCAGTCACCCCGTTGGAGGCGCCCCCGGGGGACGGCCCGCCACCGGAGTCCACCGCCCTCCCGGAGGCGCCGGCTCCCGTGTCCGAAGCACCGGACGCGAAGCCCCCGCTGCCCAGGGCTCGCGGCGAGTGGTGGTTGATTGGCGTGGGCGCGGCGGCGGCGCTCGCCGGCCTCGTCGTCACCTATGCGCTGGCGACCAGCGGCTGA
- a CDS encoding adenylosuccinate synthase, whose protein sequence is MPNVVVIGAQWGDEGKGKVVDLLTEHAQVVVRFQGGNNAGHTLVVGGQKTVLHLIPSGILHPGKTCVIGNGVVVDPAVLVGEIDALKARNFLKDDAQLLISDNAHVIFPWHKLLDSFREKARGGSAIGTTGRGIGPAYEDKVARRGIRVRDLLNADRLRKRIEERLPQALEELKDLCAQAGDPVPQLEVPQVLAEFSALGERLKPYVHDASLFLSGQVRRGARILFEGAQGTLLDVDHGTYPFVTSSNCVAGNAAVGSGLGPTAIDKVMGISKAYTTRVGGGPFPTELNDPIGEQLRKIGDEYGATTGRPRRCGWLDGVVLRYAARVNGLWGMALTKLDVLSGLKTLQICNAYELDGQKVTELPGDYEDLARVKPIYETLQGWDEQIAGVRTFDELPENAKRYVRRVEEVSGVPVVCVSVGADRGETVLLQNPFRS, encoded by the coding sequence ATGCCGAACGTCGTCGTCATCGGAGCGCAGTGGGGAGATGAAGGTAAGGGCAAGGTCGTTGACCTGCTCACCGAGCATGCCCAGGTGGTCGTCCGCTTCCAGGGCGGGAACAACGCGGGCCATACGCTCGTGGTGGGCGGTCAGAAGACCGTCCTCCATCTGATTCCCTCGGGCATCCTCCATCCAGGCAAGACGTGTGTGATTGGCAATGGGGTGGTCGTGGACCCCGCGGTGCTCGTCGGAGAGATTGACGCGCTCAAGGCGCGCAACTTCCTCAAGGACGACGCGCAGCTGCTCATCTCCGACAACGCCCACGTCATCTTCCCGTGGCACAAGCTGCTGGACAGCTTCCGCGAGAAGGCCCGCGGCGGCAGCGCCATCGGCACCACCGGCCGTGGCATCGGCCCCGCCTATGAGGACAAGGTCGCCCGCCGCGGCATCCGCGTGAGGGACCTGCTCAACGCGGACCGGCTGCGCAAGCGCATCGAGGAGCGGCTGCCGCAGGCGCTCGAGGAGCTGAAGGACCTGTGCGCGCAGGCCGGAGACCCGGTGCCGCAGCTGGAAGTGCCGCAGGTGCTGGCCGAGTTCTCCGCCCTGGGCGAGCGGCTCAAGCCCTACGTGCACGACGCCTCGCTCTTCCTCTCCGGGCAGGTGCGCCGCGGCGCGCGCATCCTCTTCGAGGGCGCGCAGGGCACGCTGCTGGATGTGGACCACGGCACCTATCCCTTCGTCACCTCGTCCAACTGCGTGGCGGGCAACGCCGCGGTGGGCTCGGGCCTGGGGCCCACGGCCATCGACAAGGTGATGGGCATCAGCAAGGCCTACACCACCCGCGTGGGCGGCGGCCCGTTCCCCACCGAGCTGAATGACCCCATCGGCGAGCAGCTCCGGAAGATTGGCGACGAGTACGGCGCCACCACCGGCCGTCCCCGCCGCTGCGGCTGGCTGGACGGCGTGGTGCTGCGCTACGCCGCGCGCGTCAACGGCCTGTGGGGCATGGCGCTCACCAAGCTGGACGTGCTCAGCGGCCTCAAGACGCTGCAGATCTGCAACGCCTACGAGCTGGACGGCCAGAAGGTGACGGAGCTGCCCGGCGACTACGAGGACCTGGCCCGCGTCAAGCCCATCTACGAGACGCTGCAGGGCTGGGACGAGCAGATTGCCGGCGTGCGCACCTTCGACGAGCTGCCGGAGAACGCCAAGCGCTACGTGCGCCGCGTGGAAGAGGTCAGCGGCGTGCCCGTGGTGTGCGTCTCCGTGGGCGCGGACCGTGGCGAGACGGTGCTGCTCCAGAACCCGTTCCGCAGCTGA
- a CDS encoding YqjF family protein, with the protein MRPFLTATWRYLVMLNYEVDPEVLRPLVPRGTELDTWNGRAFVSMVGFRFLDTRVRGLAVPFHQNFDEVNLRYYVRHLGPEGWRRGVAFVKEIVPRLAIATVARVLYNEPYVALPMRHTVEMRDAEQGTPGRLEYAWKAGGRWQHLSARTRGLPQASTPGSEEEFITEHYWGYTPQRDGGCMEYRVEHPRWSVWQADATELECDVSGLYGSRFEACLRSKPSSAFVADGSEVAVYPGARLASGVGTAA; encoded by the coding sequence ATGCGTCCCTTCCTGACGGCCACGTGGCGGTACCTCGTCATGCTCAACTACGAGGTGGACCCGGAGGTGCTGCGCCCCCTGGTGCCTCGCGGGACGGAGCTGGACACCTGGAACGGAAGGGCCTTCGTCAGCATGGTGGGCTTCCGCTTCCTGGACACGCGCGTGCGCGGTCTGGCCGTGCCCTTCCACCAGAACTTCGACGAGGTGAACCTGCGCTACTACGTGCGCCACCTGGGCCCCGAGGGCTGGCGGCGCGGCGTGGCGTTCGTGAAGGAAATCGTCCCCCGCCTGGCCATCGCCACCGTGGCGCGCGTCCTCTACAACGAGCCGTACGTCGCGCTGCCCATGCGGCACACGGTGGAGATGCGCGACGCCGAGCAGGGCACCCCGGGCCGGCTCGAATATGCCTGGAAGGCCGGAGGACGCTGGCAGCACCTGTCCGCGCGGACGCGGGGCCTGCCGCAGGCCAGCACGCCGGGCTCGGAAGAGGAGTTCATCACCGAGCACTACTGGGGCTACACGCCGCAGCGGGACGGCGGGTGCATGGAGTACCGGGTGGAGCACCCCCGCTGGTCCGTGTGGCAGGCGGATGCGACGGAGCTCGAGTGTGACGTGAGCGGGCTGTATGGCTCGCGCTTCGAGGCGTGCCTCCGCTCGAAGCCCAGCTCCGCCTTCGTCGCGGATGGCTCAGAGGTGGCCGTGTACCCGGGCGCGCGGCTGGCATCTGGCGTCGGCACCGCTGCCTGA
- a CDS encoding tetratricopeptide repeat protein — MVVMRKWVLAMSATLLLGAAAPSAPARAAFERGEAALSSGRLDEAASAYREALKDTPGYAAALNGLGSVLFRKGQVTEAIARFREATEADATLKMAFFNLGYAARKAGDAATAAQAYERYTQLEPNDADGYYGLGESYRQLGQKEKAIPAYQAYIAREKRPGEQVWVRKAREHLTAMGAQPQPVPASASVAAPAQAQASAPAAVSESRTAVAAATAEPERTPNSALAASRIRDGDALMKERRYREAAFAFLDASHADPGHVEALFKLGNALAVLGYYGQAVEKWERAARLTQDATIRQSAQDNVTRARAKMAQAGASPQAAQQPPGSGPVADTTRAQARRAYEQGVQRIGTRDYGGALTSLTQAIQLEPMLAVAYTARGSANIGLRRYAEAASDYQYAMELEPGSASPLYGLAESYRALGRNEEARSLYERYAASSATDVRAQLQEESRQKAAKLR, encoded by the coding sequence ATGGTCGTCATGCGCAAGTGGGTCCTCGCCATGTCCGCGACGCTGCTGCTCGGCGCCGCGGCCCCGTCCGCTCCGGCTCGGGCCGCGTTCGAGCGCGGGGAGGCGGCGCTGTCGTCCGGCAGGCTGGACGAGGCGGCCTCCGCCTACCGCGAGGCGCTGAAGGACACGCCGGGGTACGCCGCCGCGCTCAACGGGCTGGGCAGCGTGCTCTTCCGCAAGGGGCAGGTGACTGAGGCCATCGCCCGCTTCCGCGAGGCCACCGAGGCGGACGCCACCCTCAAGATGGCGTTCTTCAACCTGGGCTATGCCGCGCGCAAGGCGGGCGATGCGGCCACCGCGGCGCAGGCTTATGAGCGCTACACGCAGCTCGAGCCGAACGACGCGGACGGCTACTACGGGCTGGGGGAGAGCTACCGGCAGCTCGGCCAGAAGGAGAAGGCGATTCCCGCGTACCAGGCGTACATCGCCCGGGAGAAGCGCCCCGGCGAGCAGGTCTGGGTGCGCAAGGCGCGGGAGCACCTGACGGCCATGGGCGCCCAGCCTCAGCCCGTGCCGGCCAGCGCGTCCGTGGCGGCTCCAGCCCAGGCTCAGGCTTCGGCGCCGGCGGCCGTCTCGGAGTCGCGGACGGCCGTCGCCGCGGCGACGGCCGAGCCGGAGCGCACGCCGAACTCCGCGCTCGCGGCGAGCCGCATCCGGGACGGGGACGCGCTGATGAAGGAGCGCCGCTACCGCGAGGCGGCCTTCGCCTTCCTGGATGCATCCCACGCGGACCCGGGCCACGTGGAGGCCCTGTTCAAGCTGGGCAATGCGCTCGCGGTGCTGGGCTACTACGGGCAGGCGGTGGAGAAGTGGGAGCGGGCGGCGCGGCTCACCCAGGACGCCACCATCCGCCAGAGCGCTCAGGACAACGTCACCCGGGCGCGGGCGAAGATGGCGCAGGCGGGAGCCTCACCCCAGGCGGCCCAGCAGCCTCCGGGCTCCGGGCCGGTGGCGGACACGACGCGGGCCCAGGCCCGCCGCGCGTATGAGCAGGGCGTGCAGCGCATCGGCACCCGGGACTACGGCGGCGCGCTGACCAGCCTCACCCAGGCCATCCAGCTGGAGCCGATGCTGGCGGTGGCCTACACCGCGCGAGGCAGCGCGAACATCGGCCTGCGGCGCTATGCCGAGGCCGCGTCGGACTACCAGTACGCCATGGAGCTGGAGCCCGGCTCGGCGTCACCCCTGTACGGGCTGGCCGAGTCCTACCGGGCGCTGGGGCGCAACGAAGAGGCACGCAGCCTCTACGAGCGCTATGCCGCCTCGTCCGCCACAGACGTCAGGGCACAGCTACAGGAGGAATCCCGACAGAAGGCCGCGAAGCTGCGCTGA
- a CDS encoding PH domain-containing protein has translation MTGRDANVDGGQIFRPRRVFAAAMAVAGLLWVAVLLYLFRFDEVPLKTFLSAGFFVLFFGVSVAYYARTLIVVDARGITYRGMVRTRRFSFADIRKLDVLPGPVTVYAIRGQWGFVHFTSFFQHHQRLARILVERAGLAPTPG, from the coding sequence ATGACCGGGCGCGACGCGAACGTGGACGGAGGGCAGATCTTCAGACCCCGTAGGGTCTTCGCGGCGGCCATGGCCGTGGCGGGTCTGCTCTGGGTGGCGGTGCTGCTGTACCTGTTCCGCTTCGACGAGGTACCGCTGAAGACCTTCCTGTCGGCGGGCTTCTTCGTCCTCTTCTTCGGTGTCTCGGTCGCGTACTACGCGCGCACGCTCATCGTGGTGGACGCGCGCGGCATCACCTACCGGGGCATGGTCCGCACCCGGCGCTTCTCGTTCGCGGACATCCGCAAGCTGGACGTGCTCCCCGGGCCCGTGACGGTCTACGCCATCCGGGGCCAGTGGGGCTTCGTGCACTTCACCAGCTTCTTCCAGCATCACCAGCGACTCGCCCGCATTCTGGTGGAGCGGGCCGGGCTGGCGCCGACACCCGGGTAG